TGGCATCATGTGCAAACGGTAAGAAAAGATGGGACTAGAGATATATTaacatatatgtaaatatttatataataacacatggtaatatatatataaagagagctTTAACAATGGAAGCATTTAACAGAAAGAGGATGAGGTTTGATTGGTGGATTTAAAGCATTTAGTCCAGACAGGGTAGCGAGCAGTGTCACCGTTTCCATGGATACAGCCAATGCcatttaaaatgttaatttaaaatCATTAATGCAAACCTTCCTTCTGACTAGGGAGACGGTCAATGAACTGTGATTTGTGGTTCGCTGTAAACTAACTAGTTGACAACTTGCAAACAGCCGAACACGGCTGAGACAAATTGGGAGATTAATCCAGCTAAACTGTCAGGGGCTCAGTTTTCGAAAATtgttcattaaaatatttttgttttgtttattggaTTCATTCACATAATACCACGTTGTAGTGGACTGAAAACGCAGTTGAAAAAAACAGGCAAAAAGAGCCAAGTTGTGACTGTTGCATTATTAGGGAATTTTTCAAATCAGCAGATTTCATTAGCCAGatatccaaataaaatgtattatccaCCAGGACGCATTGCACTATTTCCCTAAGGATAAATAATCTGCTCTtcttattattttacaatttgtCATATAATTCAATTTTTATAAGAATTATATCTGatgtttatggatattttttttgggggggggagggaggaggaatgGTACTTTCTATAATTGAATCACAGATATCTCTTAAATTAAAGCAGACTAGAGTTTATCCAGTAAACATCACATTTAGCAAACTGAAAGGCAAATTGCGAAATTTACGCGAAAAGtgcggattttttttaaattctacagCACAGACATGACATGTTTACCACAAATCCTCATTTTTAACTCATGACTATTttgattttagtaaataaaccccaaatgTATTTAACGCGCTAAACAGCATAGCATGGCAAACTGAAAAGCTTGGATTTGTTCCCTTGAgatcaaaagtgatttaattcaccCATATTTCTAACTTCGATATTTCAAAACTCAGTTTTGCTGTGTTAGTTTTTTAAATTTAGTACAATTCACTGTTCAATAAATATGCTGAAATAAAGCACTGTATATACCAAAACGAATGATTCCGGGTTTGAGAAATATGTGCAAATGTCATCTTATAGAGTTTAGActaaaaaaacaaagacaatttCCACTGAATAGCAAAAATAAGTTGCAAGAGTGTACTgaggacggacagcagctgaaatagcctgcccttcggtgggtccccgctcagctaagatggaggtggctctctctatactgactgccaggtgtaaagggcggagtttataacaatgattgacagggagctaagatggaggtggctctctctatactgactgccaggtgtaaagggcggagcttataacaatgattgacagggagctaagatggaggtggctctctctatactgactgccaggtgtaatgggcggagcttataacaatgattgacagggagctaagatgtaggtggctctctctatactgactgccaggtgtaaagggcggagcttataacaatgactgacagggagctaagattgaggcgcccagttgcaggataaagaggagtagatttctacatttaacttttttttacatctcacaaacagatatttgttaaatatagaggaTACAAAAACATTATATGACAAATACAGGGAAAAGACAGTTCTCCTTTAAGTTTCCTTACCCCAGTTACTGCCACCTCTTTCCCGTCTGTTCCTGCTCCTGATTGTTTAACCTTCATGTTTGTGTCTTTGTCAGGATTCTGCAACAAGCCACTTAAACAATCCATCTTGAGAAATAACAAAATTCTTAATGAAAAATCAACCGACAAGAAATCTTCAATACTGGACCTGAGCTTGTCCGATAAACTCAAAAATCAGAGCCCAAATATTGGGGTGCAGCAGACGCTAACGGAAGAAGTGGATGTTATTATTGCTATACCACAAACTGCAAAAAATAACAATACTGTTACATCTACTACATTGCAAATGGgacaaaataatattttgtatAGTGTGGTTGCTGTGAGCGATAAGACTATGTACAGCAATTGTCACACTAGCTCCTGTAAGAAGGAGGCCATAATGCCGGAACTGGTCGTAAGTGTGGTTATGGGAACCGGGACTAATAAAACACAAGTCTTCTTTTCCAACGTGACCGATCAGTCACTTTTACTGAACATAGAAATTGGTTCTACTATGAGTGTGAGGCCAGTTATAAGTTCTGGTGCCATCAATACCGCCACGATCCGTGTAAATATTACTGTAGTCAGCAATAAGACATGCGTAGGTAAATATAGAAGTGTATCGTTTCCTCAAAGTTTGACAGCATTTGCCATAACAGTCTCTGCTGATCTAAATTGTTTAACCTCTCCCACCACGAGTAGTTCAATCAGTTCATCCAGCAGTCCACACGTGACCTCTCCCTTCACCAAGGCCACAAAACGAGACTTAACCACAGGAAAAACAACTATGGACATTACTCAACCATCAGAACCTGGAAAAAAGGTGGGTCCATGTGAAAATAATAGACAACAATCCGTGTGGAATGTTTAAATGTCAAAGAGACTtgcatcatttaagaagtgccttaaaacccatctctttaggaaagcttatggcctcccagagtaacctctacctcacatacctgtctcttgctttctcctaaaggacagcactctagtctctcctccagctttgcttcactcccaccgtatttgattgctatctcctgtcctattgtgttttataccccacctcctatagactgtaagctctttgagcagggtcctcttcaacctatcgttcctgtaagttttttgtaattgtcctatttatagttaaactctccccctctcataatattgtaaagtgctacggaatctgttggcgctatataaatggcaataataataataataataaaatcgcaCAACTTAAATTGTTCAGAGGAGTCATGAAATGCAATTTATGCCATGTGTCCCCgatcctttaaataaaaataaaataaaataaaaagaatacaccTTAGCCAATTGAATTACAGATTATTTTATACAAAAAGTGGTGACTTTACTAGCCATTGCTTTACATGTTATTAATCCTCAAAATATCAACAGTTTTGCAtctcagcttattgtattttaacatagaaacatagaaacatagaatgtgacggcagataagaaccgttcggccaatctagtctgcccagttttctaaatactttcattagtccctggccttatcttatagctaggatagccatatgcctatcccacgcatgcttaaactcctttactgtgttaacctctaccacttcagctggaaggctattccatgcatccactaccctctcagtaaagtaatacttcctgatattatttttaaacctttgtccctctaatttaagactatgtcctcttgttgtggtagttttttttctttaaatatagtctcctcctttactgtgtttattccctttatgtatttaaatgtttctattatatcccccctgtctcgtctatccaccaagctatacatatacattttactgcACATACACAGATTAGATATAAATCCCTTACCAGCAGGGTTTTATGGGATCAGGCGCAGTTCCGCTCAACAAATAGTACAAGTGCAGGCAGTGCACCTTTATGTAAGGGGTTATTCCAACTACCTCGACCGCGTCTGTTTTTAGAAGTGGCCCTGTTTGTAGAAGTTCTGCAATTTTGTGCCAGATGCTGGTTGCACCCCCGGCGCACATGACTTAGGACGCATGGAACTCTTTTCCGGACTGCCTGATATCAATTCTGCTCAGAAATGATAGAGAACACTGTTTGTTAGAAACAGATGTAATGAGCTTCCCTCTGAGCATaaggcagtttttaaaaaaaaaatgtgtttaaatttcACCCCAtgtccaccctccctccctgcacacgCAAAGTGGAAAAACCTCATAACCAGGACAACAACATTGTAGCTTTTAGGGATTGGAGGTACATGCTCTAAATCAAACTCTTTATTCTTTACGAGACtgcatgcaccataacaacttcagcacattttaataaatgtcggattgaaaatatgaaaaataaggaAATAGTTGATATCAGGACTCACAATGATTTACAAAATAACCAAGTACATGGGAGATGGATAACGTCAGGATGTGAGGTATCATTTAACCTGAGTGTGCAACAAAATGTCTTGTGTCTATAAAATGTGAGAAACAAAATTAACGTGACTTACATAAAGCAATCAAATAGAAATATTGGATGTAATTGTAAGACAGCTATCAGTATCCTGTACAGCATTAATCTCTTCTATTTTGTCCAGTCGGCAGCTCCAACTAAGGAGATCAGAACCACCTCGCCCTCTCCACCAACTAAGTCAACAGTGAACTCTAAGGCTTCTACACAGACACGTAAGTCGTCAGCTTGCAAGTCAAGGGACATCAAAAGGTTTCTGTCCAGTGTTTTCTGAACAGTatgcacacaataacacacacagacatagtatacacacaatgacacacacagacacagtatatgcacaataacacacacagacatagtatacacacacaattacacacacagacacagtatacacacaatgacacacacacagacatagtatacacacaatgacacacacactcagacacagtatatacacaatgacacacacagacacagtatacacactatgacacatgcacacagacattgtatatgcacaataacacacacacacacgcatacatagtatacacacaatgacacacacagacacagtatacacactatgacacacgcacacagacatggtatacacacaatgacacacacgcacatacatagtatacacacaatgacacacacagacacagtataCACAAAATGAAACATACTGCTATACAAAATGCACAACATGACATAACATAATACTACAAACACACTTAGACACAGTTTACAcacactgttatacacacagtGATTCACATACATAATGCTACATGCACAGTCAGACATAGTACACACATTataagtagttttttttaaattgatttaaggAATTATCACCTTCCAAATGTTTTCTCTCTTGTGATGGCAGGTCCTGTGATGTcacaaatttaaaattaattatgcaaattagaatGCCAGTATTTGTTTCAAGTGGCAACACTAAGGTCAActgatatgaaatatatatatatatatattaatgtctgCCTATAAGGTCAGttgatatatattacattatattatagtcTATAAGATCAGTTAATATGAGAGAGGCTACACTCTATTTGGTAAGTAGTTATGagatatatttaattttagtCTAAAATGGCGGCTGcattttatgtatataatattacagtctATAATGGCAATTAATGTAGGATTTATTATATTTCATTAAAGAAGAGAAGGACAGATGATAGGAGATATATTGCATTATAATCCATAAGGTAGACTCATATTGGATATTTTATAATACGCTGTAAGGTATATTCCATAGTTAATTATTATACCAGCTGGTATGATATAACAATCCATTGCTAAATATAATATGACGTCACCAGGTGATATTCATTTAGATAAAGCGTTTTGCTAAGAACAATGCATTTTCCTCTCCTGAGATTTTCTCACGAGCACAAACAATACAGCTCCCGGTAACATATTATTTAAAACACGTATAAAATAAACAGTTACACGTTAGCGGCTGACACTGGTCTGGACTGCTGTAAGATGCAGGAGGTAGACCTTCTCCGAGAATTTAAGGAAGAtgaagatattttctgttaactaTTGCACAATAGCAGAACTCCATATCATTAATAACCTTTAGAAATATTTATGATTATTGTTTGTAAGTGTTgcgttatatataaaatatgttttaattggATATAATTGCACTATCACATACTGGAGACATAGATGGTTTGATGGTTACAATGAATAGACCTGGGCCTTTTACTGGAGTTGAGAGGGCAAACAGCTGTAGGGATAAGAGTGGGCGAAAGAAACAATTTTTCTTCAGGCCCTCATCCACCGTACAGTTGCCGAATGTATTAGCAACCATTCAACATTCCGGTTCCGGAACATTCTCACATAAATGTGTAAAAATTCTCAAAGACACtacgttttcagtttggctattttggtcaaaaatgtgaaatttacttgaATTTTAGACAgtttacactttagtgaataattgtgGAAACTTGGGTCATCAATAGCCTTGCAGGCCCAGGGAGAAATCTATCCTTTCCTTAGATCCATTCATCCACCAACACATTCCATTCTTTCCTTCCAACCCTCCATCCACCCAACCATCCATTCCATCCTTTCCTTCTATCCATCCATTcttcatccatccatctattATTCATCAATCCATCCATTCCATCCTTTccttccatccatctatccaaccAACCAACCACCCCTTCCTTCCTTCCATCCATCCCATCCTTcatccatccatcaatccatccctattcatctatccatccattatTAATCCATCCATGCC
This DNA window, taken from Pelobates fuscus isolate aPelFus1 chromosome 9, aPelFus1.pri, whole genome shotgun sequence, encodes the following:
- the LOC134573604 gene encoding uncharacterized protein LOC134573604; amino-acid sequence: MALGLRLVFLMALMASCANGFCNKPLKQSILRNNKILNEKSTDKKSSILDLSLSDKLKNQSPNIGVQQTLTEEVDVIIAIPQTAKNNNTVTSTTLQMGQNNILYSVVAVSDKTMYSNCHTSSCKKEAIMPELVVSVVMGTGTNKTQVFFSNVTDQSLLLNIEIGSTMSVRPVISSGAINTATIRVNITVVSNKTCVGKYRSVSFPQIQSVHPAVHT